A genomic region of Leptolyngbya sp. NIES-2104 contains the following coding sequences:
- a CDS encoding AAA-like domain-containing protein, producing the protein MTYSQPPRQPAKRKRGIILSTRGWQRLQAAEQRSTNQHNFGKPYTLQELSDRTALSPNTLARVRSRKVAVDQQTLENYFRAFELTLTPEDYTDSDSATFTSRQNILLSGQLPVDSPFYVYRPPIENTCYEALLQSGALVRIKAPRQMGKTSLVARTLTQLRNQQYQTTITSLQLADASVFTDLRRFLQWFCAIVSQNLGLPNQVDRFWDDLFGNSYNCTNYFENYILTEIEHPIVLALDEVDAVFEHPEIATDFFGMLRAWYEKSRYGDAKSELWQKLRLILVHSTEVYVPLNLNQSPFNAGFSIELPTLSAEQVLDLAQRYGVDDLEASADAILELTGGNPYLVQVGLHHLSTQMISVDELLQTAATSDSVYGNHLRNLLWDLQKYPELVAALKRVVLSTAPVELEPIQAFKLQSKGLVRVKDPMISPSCQLYRKYFQQALSST; encoded by the coding sequence ATGACTTACTCTCAGCCTCCCCGCCAGCCTGCAAAACGAAAACGAGGAATCATTCTCAGCACTCGTGGATGGCAGCGCCTTCAAGCCGCCGAACAGCGATCGACGAATCAGCATAATTTTGGTAAACCGTATACACTCCAAGAACTCAGCGATCGCACTGCACTCAGTCCCAACACCTTAGCCCGTGTCCGTAGCCGCAAAGTCGCAGTTGACCAACAAACGTTAGAGAATTATTTTCGCGCCTTTGAGCTAACGCTGACCCCTGAAGACTATACCGACTCAGACAGCGCCACCTTCACCAGCCGACAAAACATTCTCCTAAGCGGACAGCTTCCGGTCGATTCACCGTTTTACGTCTATCGTCCCCCGATCGAGAATACTTGCTACGAAGCGCTGCTTCAATCTGGTGCCCTCGTTCGCATCAAAGCCCCCCGACAGATGGGAAAAACTTCGCTAGTCGCCAGAACCCTGACTCAGCTTAGAAATCAGCAGTACCAAACGACGATTACCAGTTTGCAGCTTGCGGATGCGTCTGTGTTTACGGATTTGCGGCGATTTTTGCAGTGGTTTTGTGCGATCGTGTCTCAAAATCTGGGACTGCCAAATCAAGTCGATCGCTTTTGGGATGACTTGTTCGGTAATAGCTACAACTGCACGAACTATTTTGAAAACTACATTCTGACTGAAATCGAGCACCCGATCGTACTCGCGCTCGATGAAGTGGATGCGGTGTTCGAGCATCCCGAAATTGCGACCGATTTCTTTGGCATGTTGCGGGCATGGTATGAAAAATCGCGGTACGGCGATGCGAAAAGCGAACTCTGGCAAAAACTGCGATTGATTTTGGTACACTCGACTGAAGTTTATGTGCCGCTCAATCTCAATCAGTCGCCGTTTAATGCAGGGTTCTCGATCGAGCTACCGACCCTGAGTGCAGAACAAGTGCTAGATTTAGCGCAACGATACGGAGTAGACGACCTAGAAGCCTCTGCGGACGCGATCTTGGAACTCACAGGCGGAAATCCCTATCTCGTTCAAGTGGGACTGCACCATCTAAGTACGCAGATGATTAGCGTCGATGAACTGTTACAAACGGCTGCAACAAGCGACAGTGTATACGGAAATCATCTTCGCAATCTGCTCTGGGATCTGCAAAAATATCCGGAGTTGGTCGCAGCTTTGAAGCGGGTTGTTTTATCGACAGCTCCGGTTGAACTGGAACCAATTCAAGCCTTTAAGCTCCAGAGCAAAGGATTGGTGCGCGTCAAAGATCCGATGATTTCGCCAAGCTGTCAACTGTATCGTAAGTACTTTCAGCAAGCTCTTTCCTCAACGTGA
- a CDS encoding AAA-like domain-containing protein — translation MTSQLLNSRYQVGGSLPPNAACYVERQADEELYRALLAAEFCYVFNSRQMGKSSLRVRSMARLRASGVQCCTIDMTGIGVQQVSAEQWYASIAASIVSSFGLKIQFGQWWRDRAHLTFVNRLELFLETVLLAQIQQDIVIFVDEIDSVLALKFPADDFFALIRSCYDQRSEKAEFRRLSFALLGVTTPAELISDKQRTPFNIGRAIELTGFRFSESAPLLTELKRVVKNSDTVLRTILNWTGGQPFLTQKFCDIVVREVYEQTTPHEFEPVSISALTLEYLFQLRVIENWEAQDRPEHLRTIRDRLLGDESQTGRLLELYQQILRSPKLEPDKTYPLFQQRHQGIEIDSSVEQIALQLSGLVEKSDGYLRVKNPVYQAIFDLNWIDRQFAKLRPYSESLMQWKRSGYQDESRLLRGQALIDAQNWSMGKRLSDEDYRFLTASQTAQEQSKLRDLEADRAQVIAARLASERRSTKLQRRLLALLTLALVAAIMSGLLAFSQYRGATRSSVSAIASNSELLYSLGYGMDAMIEAMRARAKVELFQIQDPTTLATVDRVLGQTVYTAAESNRFSDHTGGIRCVGFSPDGDFVATCSEDQTVKLWRTDGSLVATLKGHTGSVFTTAFSADGNLIATGGADNTVRLWSHDGWSMARLEGHQGTIYSIAFSPDGSTIATASGDRTIKLWSREGKLIRTLSGHQQVVNSVAFSPDGKTIATASGDRTIKLWSLDGTLSRTLSGHLDAVQSIAFSPDGTELASSSLDDTISLWNRDGSLIRKIEAQSDGVTSLAWSPTGTMIATVGYDKALKLWRRDGTLLRSLQGHQNTPWAVALNQNGQLIATGSADKTARLWRLNNDWMIRLEGHTSDVNQVAFSPDGQWLVSASKDRSIKLWAEGGNFVRDFKSDRDWKFDAKFSPDGKEIATTGASGIVQRWKLDGTPMQPLRDESGSAIASLAYHPDGSTIVTGGQDKQLRIWNKQGELVRSWSAHEAPIQKVVFSRNGQWIVSSSLDGGVKLWRASDGKYIASLVGHRGEVRAIAVSDSMIVTGSLDRTIKLWRFDGTLINTLSGHLEQIYAIAFSPDGSQFASASLDKTIKLWTADGRLITTLSGHTDGVRSVAFSPDGELLASASRDHTVILWNLEQVLQTNPTIAACRWLSDYLSTNSALDEADRSMCKGVQ, via the coding sequence GTGACATCCCAACTCCTTAATTCGCGCTATCAGGTCGGGGGCAGCTTGCCACCGAATGCAGCCTGTTACGTGGAACGCCAAGCGGATGAGGAACTTTATCGTGCTCTATTAGCGGCTGAATTTTGTTATGTATTCAACTCGCGGCAGATGGGTAAATCTAGCTTGCGAGTGCGATCGATGGCACGGCTCCGAGCCTCAGGAGTGCAGTGCTGTACGATCGATATGACCGGAATCGGGGTGCAGCAAGTGAGCGCGGAACAATGGTACGCCTCGATCGCGGCTTCGATCGTCAGTAGTTTTGGACTAAAGATTCAATTCGGGCAGTGGTGGCGTGATCGTGCTCATTTAACGTTTGTGAATCGGCTTGAACTGTTTTTGGAAACGGTATTACTGGCGCAGATTCAGCAAGACATTGTGATTTTTGTCGATGAAATCGATAGTGTTTTGGCGCTGAAGTTTCCGGCAGATGATTTTTTTGCGTTGATTCGATCGTGTTATGACCAGCGATCAGAAAAGGCGGAGTTTCGCCGCTTGAGTTTTGCGCTACTAGGAGTGACGACCCCTGCCGAATTGATCAGCGACAAGCAGCGAACTCCGTTTAATATCGGACGAGCGATCGAGCTAACGGGCTTTCGATTTTCCGAATCGGCTCCGTTGCTCACTGAGTTAAAGCGCGTTGTCAAAAATTCAGACACTGTTTTAAGAACGATTCTGAACTGGACGGGTGGACAGCCGTTTTTAACTCAGAAATTCTGCGATATTGTGGTGCGCGAAGTTTATGAGCAGACGACACCTCACGAATTCGAGCCTGTGTCAATTTCAGCCCTGACGCTGGAGTATCTCTTTCAACTGCGCGTGATTGAAAATTGGGAAGCACAAGATCGCCCTGAACATTTGAGAACGATTCGCGATCGTCTTCTCGGTGATGAGTCGCAAACCGGACGCTTGCTTGAACTATATCAGCAAATTTTGCGATCGCCCAAACTCGAACCGGACAAAACCTATCCGCTCTTTCAACAGCGACATCAAGGCATTGAAATCGATAGCAGCGTTGAACAAATTGCACTACAGCTTTCTGGATTAGTCGAGAAGTCTGATGGATATTTGCGGGTGAAAAATCCCGTGTATCAAGCAATTTTCGACTTGAACTGGATCGATCGACAATTTGCGAAACTGCGCCCGTATTCCGAATCGCTGATGCAATGGAAGCGATCGGGGTATCAAGACGAATCGCGATTGCTGCGGGGACAAGCTTTGATCGATGCTCAAAATTGGTCGATGGGCAAGCGATTGAGCGATGAAGACTACCGTTTTCTCACCGCCAGCCAAACCGCTCAAGAACAAAGCAAGCTGAGAGATTTAGAAGCCGATCGCGCTCAAGTGATTGCTGCTCGACTTGCTTCCGAGCGCAGAAGTACCAAACTACAGCGGCGATTACTAGCACTGCTGACATTAGCGCTCGTTGCTGCGATTATGTCGGGACTCCTCGCATTTTCACAGTATCGAGGCGCGACCCGAAGTAGTGTGAGCGCGATCGCTAGCAATTCCGAACTGCTCTACTCGCTGGGGTATGGTATGGATGCGATGATCGAAGCGATGCGTGCTCGTGCCAAAGTTGAATTGTTTCAAATTCAAGATCCAACAACGCTGGCAACTGTCGATCGTGTCTTAGGACAAACCGTTTACACTGCTGCTGAGTCGAATCGGTTTTCGGATCACACCGGGGGTATACGCTGTGTCGGTTTTAGCCCGGATGGGGATTTTGTCGCGACCTGCTCCGAGGATCAAACCGTCAAACTTTGGCGCACCGATGGTTCACTCGTCGCGACACTGAAAGGTCATACGGGCAGTGTGTTCACCACCGCTTTTAGTGCAGATGGCAACCTGATCGCAACCGGAGGCGCAGACAACACCGTCCGGCTTTGGAGTCATGATGGTTGGTCAATGGCACGACTCGAAGGACATCAAGGCACGATTTACAGCATTGCATTTAGTCCAGATGGAAGCACGATCGCGACTGCCAGCGGCGATCGTACGATCAAACTCTGGTCGCGGGAGGGCAAGCTGATTCGCACCTTGAGCGGACATCAACAAGTCGTGAACAGCGTCGCCTTTAGTCCAGATGGAAAAACGATCGCGACTGCCAGCGGCGATCGTACGATCAAACTCTGGTCACTTGATGGCACATTGAGCCGAACCTTGAGCGGGCATTTAGACGCAGTTCAATCCATCGCTTTTAGCCCGGATGGAACTGAGCTTGCATCTTCTAGCTTAGATGACACGATCAGTCTGTGGAATCGAGACGGTTCGCTGATTCGCAAAATTGAGGCTCAAAGTGATGGAGTCACCAGTTTAGCGTGGAGTCCAACGGGAACGATGATTGCCACTGTAGGATATGACAAAGCGCTGAAACTTTGGCGACGAGATGGAACCTTACTACGATCGCTCCAAGGACATCAAAACACACCTTGGGCAGTCGCACTTAACCAAAATGGGCAACTGATTGCCACCGGAAGCGCCGATAAGACCGCCAGACTTTGGCGATTAAACAACGATTGGATGATTCGGCTAGAGGGACATACGAGCGATGTGAATCAAGTCGCTTTTAGTCCAGATGGTCAATGGCTTGTGTCTGCGAGTAAAGATCGATCGATCAAACTCTGGGCAGAGGGCGGAAATTTTGTGCGGGACTTCAAGAGCGATCGTGATTGGAAATTTGATGCGAAATTTAGCCCGGATGGAAAGGAGATTGCGACGACGGGAGCCAGCGGCATTGTTCAACGCTGGAAGCTGGATGGCACTCCGATGCAACCGCTAAGAGATGAATCAGGGAGTGCAATTGCGAGCCTTGCCTATCATCCAGATGGATCGACGATCGTCACTGGCGGACAAGATAAACAATTGCGGATTTGGAATAAACAAGGCGAACTTGTACGATCGTGGTCTGCTCATGAAGCTCCGATTCAGAAAGTGGTTTTTAGTCGCAATGGTCAATGGATTGTCTCATCGAGTTTGGATGGAGGCGTGAAACTTTGGCGGGCGAGTGATGGAAAATACATCGCTTCTCTAGTGGGACATCGGGGAGAAGTTCGGGCGATCGCGGTTTCTGATTCAATGATTGTGACGGGAAGCCTCGATCGCACAATTAAACTCTGGAGATTCGACGGTACGCTGATCAACACTCTCAGCGGACATCTAGAACAAATTTACGCGATTGCCTTTAGTCCGGACGGATCGCAATTTGCCTCAGCGAGTTTAGATAAAACGATCAAGCTTTGGACAGCGGATGGCAGATTAATCACGACCTTGAGCGGTCATACAGACGGCGTTCGCAGTGTGGCATTTAGTCCGGATGGTGAACTATTGGCATCTGCGAGTCGCGATCATACGGTGATTCTCTGGAATCTGGAGCAAGTTCTGCAAACGAATCCCACGATCGCGGCTTGTCGTTGGCTATCCGATTATTTATCGACGAATTCTGCACTCGATGAAGCGGATCGATCGATGTGTAAAGGTGTCCAATGA
- a CDS encoding BlaI/MecI/CopY family transcriptional regulator yields the protein MPPLPEYRPKQLSLGPLEAEILRIVWELETVTVKDVHDRILSDPDRELAYTSVTTVLNRLVKKGWLACDKQNRSFTWSAIVSESEARALHAVEQLNQFLAVTNPDVVAAFADSLDQASCDQLDAIAQRLKAARQARENQ from the coding sequence ATGCCTCCGCTTCCAGAATATCGCCCGAAACAACTCTCGCTTGGTCCGCTAGAGGCTGAGATTCTTCGGATCGTTTGGGAACTCGAAACGGTCACGGTGAAAGATGTTCACGATCGCATTCTTTCAGATCCCGATCGCGAACTCGCTTACACCTCTGTCACCACCGTTCTAAATCGATTAGTGAAAAAAGGCTGGCTTGCCTGCGATAAACAGAATCGATCGTTTACTTGGTCGGCGATTGTCTCAGAGTCCGAAGCGAGAGCGCTTCACGCGGTAGAACAGCTCAATCAATTTCTCGCGGTGACGAATCCCGATGTCGTTGCTGCATTTGCCGATAGTTTAGATCAAGCGAGTTGTGATCAGCTTGACGCGATCGCACAACGCCTCAAAGCCGCTCGTCAAGCACGGGAGAATCAATAA
- a CDS encoding EAL domain-containing response regulator produces the protein MKTILVIEDDELIRQNLLEILELEGFRAIEAENGRVGLQKARAFLPDLILCDICMPEMDGYAVLESLRSTSQTSTIPVVFLTAKTESSDMRRGMNLGADDYLVKPCSVNELISAISCRLKKQAAYVQRFAQQQQQATAAFRRGAMLDPLTNLPTRGLLYQHLHNLLSAQSASSIAVLCLNLKRFHAINSSFGHTTGDIVLQMVANRLSKVVQSNGFLARLSGDQFGVVLSDVSETEVEAYTQMVLDRITLPYLIDSNEIRFQASAGITWSNEFQGTPQDLLTQAETAQHWCQQPGVTGYRRYDAELDALEMERRLIEMDLTKAIERAEFQVYYQPQVDLQTGQIVGMESLMRWHHPIRGMVSPGTFIPIAEELGLIVPLGEWVLKTACQQAKRWQSLYLEPLRVSVNLSMRQFQQPNLPERVEAILQETGLEPHLLILELTESCLMQDVQATILTLEALKKIGIEISIDDFGTGYSSLYCLDRLPIDALKIDQTFSKQININDRATKISNAIIAMAKSLKLHIVAEGVEDANQLEFFRDRGCDAIQGFLYSPPVPPDEMQILLINDRRLQLAAA, from the coding sequence ATGAAGACCATCCTTGTGATTGAAGACGATGAGTTGATTCGGCAGAATCTACTGGAAATATTAGAACTCGAAGGCTTTCGAGCGATCGAAGCAGAAAATGGTCGAGTCGGGCTTCAGAAAGCACGCGCCTTTCTCCCGGATCTGATTCTGTGTGATATTTGTATGCCAGAAATGGACGGCTACGCGGTACTCGAATCTTTGCGATCGACTTCCCAGACTTCGACCATTCCCGTTGTATTTTTGACGGCAAAAACTGAATCGAGCGATATGCGACGCGGCATGAATTTAGGTGCCGATGATTATCTGGTAAAACCCTGCTCTGTGAATGAATTGATCAGCGCCATTTCTTGTCGGCTGAAGAAACAGGCAGCGTACGTTCAGCGATTTGCTCAACAGCAACAGCAAGCAACCGCAGCCTTCCGACGTGGAGCAATGCTCGATCCTCTGACGAATCTACCGACGCGGGGTTTGTTGTATCAACATCTCCACAATTTACTGAGCGCTCAATCTGCGTCGAGCATTGCGGTCTTGTGCTTAAATCTGAAGCGATTTCATGCAATCAATTCGAGTTTTGGGCATACAACGGGCGACATTGTGCTGCAAATGGTGGCAAATCGGCTAAGTAAGGTGGTGCAGTCCAATGGATTTTTGGCGCGGCTAAGTGGCGATCAGTTCGGGGTTGTGTTGTCTGATGTGTCTGAAACTGAGGTCGAAGCTTATACGCAGATGGTACTCGATCGCATTACCCTACCTTATCTGATTGATAGCAACGAAATCCGATTCCAAGCGAGTGCTGGTATCACTTGGAGCAATGAATTTCAAGGAACGCCGCAGGATTTGTTAACGCAGGCGGAAACGGCTCAACATTGGTGTCAACAGCCGGGAGTGACGGGTTATCGTCGCTATGATGCGGAATTAGATGCGCTGGAAATGGAGCGGCGACTGATCGAGATGGATTTAACCAAAGCGATCGAGCGGGCGGAGTTTCAGGTGTACTATCAGCCGCAGGTTGATCTGCAAACGGGTCAGATTGTCGGGATGGAATCACTGATGCGCTGGCACCATCCGATTCGGGGCATGGTTTCGCCAGGGACATTTATTCCGATCGCGGAAGAGTTGGGGTTGATTGTGCCGCTGGGTGAATGGGTGCTAAAAACAGCGTGTCAGCAGGCAAAACGCTGGCAGAGTCTCTATTTAGAGCCGTTAAGAGTATCGGTGAATTTATCGATGCGACAGTTCCAGCAGCCGAATTTACCGGAACGGGTGGAAGCGATTTTGCAGGAGACTGGACTTGAGCCGCACCTACTAATTCTAGAGTTAACAGAAAGCTGTTTGATGCAGGATGTTCAAGCAACAATCTTGACTTTAGAAGCCTTGAAGAAGATTGGAATCGAAATTTCGATCGATGATTTCGGCACTGGATATTCTTCGCTGTATTGTTTAGATCGCCTACCGATCGATGCGCTGAAAATCGATCAAACGTTTTCAAAACAAATCAACATCAACGATCGTGCCACTAAAATTTCTAATGCGATCATTGCGATGGCAAAAAGCCTTAAGTTGCACATTGTCGCTGAAGGGGTTGAAGATGCGAATCAGCTTGAGTTTTTCCGCGATCGAGGTTGTGATGCCATCCAAGGATTTCTCTACAGTCCACCCGTTCCGCCGGACGAAATGCAGATTTTATTGATTAACGATCGACGACTCCAGCTTGCTGCTGCTTGA
- a CDS encoding M56 family metallopeptidase — MHFTLLMVSVSAAIAFRFAWTSRSADWNTRWQWALGAFLFSPLLLITSAIAILWMGPRGRMVHAWDGWGSYGIAIAFLTIGILLFWQLAIQARRSLQRIYQLPQKTILSTPARFLQHPTPYIAQIGLWNPELVISEGLLETLDESHLQVALTHEKAHRHYRDTFWFFWLGGLRRLTAWLPNTEALWQELIFLRELRADRWAAQQTDGLLLAEALLSIVSASQVESEPWIAALSDSMPHSRLSERIDALLDESEPVKEKNPGIWIGLSIALLPLFMIPFHF, encoded by the coding sequence ATGCACTTCACTTTATTAATGGTTTCGGTCAGTGCTGCGATCGCGTTTCGATTTGCTTGGACATCTAGATCCGCAGATTGGAATACTCGCTGGCAATGGGCTTTAGGTGCGTTTCTATTTTCGCCGCTATTGTTAATTACAAGCGCGATCGCGATTCTCTGGATGGGTCCTCGTGGTCGCATGGTTCACGCTTGGGACGGGTGGGGAAGTTATGGAATTGCGATCGCGTTTCTCACGATTGGAATTCTGCTTTTCTGGCAATTAGCGATCCAGGCTCGTCGATCGCTTCAGAGGATTTATCAACTGCCCCAAAAAACAATTCTGTCAACGCCTGCTCGATTCCTTCAGCATCCAACTCCATACATTGCTCAAATTGGATTATGGAATCCTGAATTAGTCATTAGCGAAGGACTTTTAGAAACGCTAGACGAATCACATTTACAAGTCGCACTCACACACGAAAAAGCCCATCGCCATTATCGCGATACGTTCTGGTTTTTCTGGTTGGGTGGATTGCGTCGATTAACGGCTTGGCTACCGAACACCGAAGCACTCTGGCAAGAATTGATTTTCCTAAGAGAACTCCGCGCCGATCGATGGGCAGCACAGCAGACCGATGGATTGTTGCTGGCTGAGGCGTTATTGTCGATCGTGTCTGCTTCACAAGTAGAATCCGAACCCTGGATCGCAGCATTAAGCGATTCTATGCCTCACTCTCGACTCAGTGAGCGGATCGATGCGCTGTTAGATGAATCTGAGCCTGTAAAAGAGAAAAATCCTGGAATTTGGATTGGCTTATCGATCGCGCTTTTGCCGCTTTTTATGATTCCGTTTCATTTCTAG
- the dacB gene encoding D-alanyl-D-alanine carboxypeptidase/D-alanyl-D-alanine-endopeptidase, with the protein MKFAPLLISVPLAWSMAFQSLSVYAQTPLPLPPRTQPSPLPPRTPAPARPTNGGVCPAQLGNSLDRIVNGLPANWSVLVQTQAAPGTRRNLYSRNPFTQLAPASNNKIFTTAAALVRLGAQYQIRTPVLGNSNTPDLATLRVIGQGDPSFGNAQLNSLTQQLRQRGIRQVNQLIGDDTAFRGAEFNPNWNPTHRGEPYAPLINSLMLNQNSTYSYAISNPGNNFVGEFRSRLASAGIQVKSSTLVKRTPAPVGEVELASVISPPLSSLIFSTNQDSDNAYAEALLKTLGRLQDPNSLDTTTSGIAAVRSILTELGVNANRYRMVDGSGLASSNRASAEAFVQTLQAMALRPDAATFRRSLPVGGVSGTLSSRFRGTPAQGIVSAKTGTISGVVALSGYVTPRNYSPIVFSILVNSGNSASTVRASVDSLVVALTRLQDC; encoded by the coding sequence ATGAAGTTCGCTCCGCTGCTGATTTCGGTTCCGCTGGCTTGGTCGATGGCATTTCAATCACTGTCCGTTTACGCTCAAACCCCGCTCCCCCTACCCCCTCGCACCCAGCCGTCACCGCTCCCGCCCCGCACTCCCGCGCCTGCTCGCCCAACCAATGGTGGAGTTTGTCCAGCGCAACTGGGAAATAGTCTCGATCGGATTGTGAATGGTTTACCTGCAAATTGGAGTGTGCTAGTTCAGACTCAAGCTGCCCCTGGTACTAGACGCAATCTTTATTCCCGCAATCCGTTTACGCAACTCGCGCCCGCCTCGAACAACAAGATTTTTACCACCGCTGCTGCTCTGGTTCGATTGGGAGCACAGTATCAAATTCGGACTCCTGTACTTGGTAATAGCAATACGCCTGATTTGGCGACGCTGCGAGTGATTGGTCAGGGTGATCCGAGCTTTGGAAATGCTCAGTTGAATTCATTGACACAACAACTTCGTCAGCGGGGAATTCGGCAAGTCAATCAACTGATCGGAGATGATACGGCGTTTCGAGGTGCGGAATTTAATCCGAATTGGAATCCGACGCATCGCGGTGAGCCTTATGCGCCGCTGATTAATAGTTTGATGTTGAATCAGAACAGCACTTATTCTTATGCGATTTCTAATCCTGGCAACAATTTTGTTGGAGAGTTTCGCAGTCGATTAGCGAGTGCAGGAATTCAAGTGAAAAGTTCAACGCTGGTGAAGCGGACTCCTGCACCTGTGGGAGAAGTGGAGCTTGCTTCTGTGATTTCGCCGCCGTTATCGAGTCTGATTTTTTCCACAAATCAGGATAGCGATAATGCGTATGCAGAAGCGTTGTTAAAAACATTAGGTCGCCTGCAAGACCCAAATAGTTTAGACACGACGACGAGCGGAATTGCCGCAGTGCGATCGATTCTCACTGAGTTGGGGGTCAACGCCAATCGATACAGAATGGTCGATGGTTCGGGACTGGCTTCGAGCAATCGTGCGAGTGCAGAAGCGTTTGTGCAAACTTTGCAAGCGATGGCACTGCGACCGGATGCGGCAACCTTTCGGAGATCGCTGCCGGTCGGCGGAGTGAGTGGCACCTTAAGTAGCCGATTTCGTGGCACTCCGGCTCAAGGAATTGTGTCAGCAAAGACTGGAACGATTTCCGGCGTGGTGGCGCTGTCGGGATATGTGACTCCTCGGAACTATTCACCGATCGTATTTAGTATCCTGGTGAATTCTGGGAATTCTGCTTCGACGGTTCGCGCTTCTGTCGATAGTTTGGTGGTGGCTCTAACGCGATTGCAGGATTGTTAG
- the nadA gene encoding quinolinate synthase NadA, translating to MFTTAAPTKPALPRDLFSAIADLKRELNAVVLAHYYQDPDIQDVADYLGDSLGLSQQAAETNADVIVFAGVHFMAETAKILNPDKLVLLPDLNAGCSLADSCPPDEFARFKAKYPDHLVISYINCTADIKAMSDIICTSANAVKIVNQIPADQPIIFAPDRNLGRYVMEQTGREMVLWQGSCIVHETFSEKKMVQLKIQHPEAEVIAHPECEEAVLRHADYIGSTTALLKYCQKSDRRSFIVVTEPGIIHQMQKAAPEKQFIPAPSLNNCACNECPHMRLNTLEKLYLAMKHKTPEITLPESTRVAALRPIQKMLSMSV from the coding sequence ATGTTTACCACTGCTGCTCCGACAAAACCTGCACTGCCACGCGACTTATTTAGTGCGATCGCGGATCTCAAACGCGAACTCAATGCGGTAGTTCTAGCACACTACTACCAAGATCCGGATATTCAGGATGTCGCAGATTATCTAGGAGATTCGCTAGGTTTGTCGCAACAAGCCGCCGAAACGAACGCGGATGTGATTGTTTTCGCTGGAGTGCATTTCATGGCAGAAACCGCGAAAATTCTTAACCCAGATAAACTCGTTTTGCTGCCCGATCTCAATGCTGGATGTTCACTTGCGGATAGCTGCCCGCCCGATGAATTTGCCCGATTTAAGGCGAAATACCCAGACCATTTGGTAATTTCTTACATAAATTGCACCGCAGATATCAAGGCGATGAGTGACATTATTTGCACCAGCGCTAATGCGGTCAAAATCGTGAATCAAATTCCGGCAGATCAGCCGATTATCTTCGCGCCCGATCGCAATCTCGGTAGATACGTGATGGAACAAACCGGACGCGAAATGGTGCTGTGGCAGGGAAGTTGTATCGTACACGAAACCTTTTCCGAAAAGAAGATGGTGCAGCTCAAAATTCAGCACCCTGAAGCCGAAGTGATTGCTCACCCAGAATGTGAGGAAGCTGTTCTACGTCATGCCGATTACATTGGTTCAACGACCGCATTGTTGAAATACTGTCAGAAGAGCGATCGACGTTCTTTTATCGTGGTGACGGAACCCGGCATCATTCACCAAATGCAGAAAGCCGCTCCAGAAAAGCAATTCATTCCAGCCCCCTCGCTCAACAACTGTGCCTGCAATGAATGTCCTCACATGCGACTGAACACGCTCGAAAAGCTGTATCTCGCCATGAAGCACAAAACTCCTGAGATTACATTGCCAGAATCGACTCGCGTTGCAGCGTTACGTCCGATTCAGAAAATGCTATCGATGAGCGTATAA
- a CDS encoding SH3 domain-containing protein: protein MLLKSFHLLGSAALIALIVGCSSQSPTISTSPTPIVSTSPSTQSLQSSPEVPQATVKKDSRTVEKCVIRMVKVNDPESPLNVRSTPNADSKENIVGQLKNGTFVDVQAEENGWFKISGETPGWIARSRTEHSCNERVERIELGQGSIEIRDRFIGGGIHSYRFKFDKGQRITVTSSSGQLPLSQRQRGSIFPVIIAPDGKAIVGSPDQPSPWTGELPETGEYTFQFESNFKGYAYTFSIDAR from the coding sequence ATGCTGCTCAAATCATTTCACCTTCTCGGATCTGCTGCTTTGATCGCGCTCATTGTAGGCTGTTCTTCTCAATCTCCAACTATTTCAACTTCTCCTACTCCGATCGTCTCCACCTCTCCCAGTACTCAGTCCCTACAATCGAGTCCTGAAGTACCACAAGCCACAGTTAAAAAAGATTCGCGCACTGTTGAGAAATGTGTGATTCGGATGGTGAAAGTGAATGACCCAGAATCGCCGCTAAACGTGCGATCGACTCCGAACGCTGACTCGAAAGAAAACATCGTAGGACAGCTAAAAAATGGCACATTCGTAGACGTGCAAGCTGAAGAAAATGGCTGGTTCAAAATCAGCGGCGAGACTCCGGGATGGATTGCTCGATCGAGAACCGAACATAGCTGCAATGAACGAGTTGAGCGGATTGAATTAGGGCAGGGTTCGATCGAAATTCGCGATCGCTTTATTGGTGGTGGAATTCACAGTTATCGCTTCAAATTCGACAAAGGACAGCGGATCACCGTGACGAGTTCTAGCGGGCAGCTTCCGCTGAGCCAAAGGCAACGCGGTTCGATCTTTCCGGTGATTATCGCGCCAGATGGAAAAGCGATCGTTGGCTCACCGGATCAGCCGAGTCCCTGGACAGGTGAACTACCTGAAACTGGAGAATACACGTTTCAGTTTGAATCGAACTTTAAAGGGTATGCGTATACGTTTTCGATCGATGCACGCTGA